The DNA sequence TTGATTCCTTTTTGGAATATTTGGAGGTTGAGAAGGGCTCCTCTCCCCTAACAATTCGCAATTACCGTCATTACTTAACTCGCTTTCTTGAATATCTGGAGCATGAGGGGATTAGAACTAATTTAGCCGATATAAACAAAGAAACAGTTCGCATGTTTAGACTTTACTTAAGCCGGCTTCCGGGTAGTCCACGAAATTCACAGCTTGATGCTGAAACGCTTTCAAGAAGGACGCAAGGATATCATGTTATTGCGCTCAGATCATTCCTTCGTTGGTTAATCAAAAACGACTTTAAGGTTATGTCTCCTGATAAAATCGATTTACCCAAAGTCAAAGACAGAGAAGTACAGTTTTTGTCGGGGGAGCAAGTAGATAAAATTCTAAACGCCCCTACCCTATCTAACATTAACGGTAAACGAGATAAAGCGATTTTAGAAGTGTTATTTTCTACCGGTCTTAGAGTATCGGAGTTGGTTAAATTAAATAAAGATAAAATTGATTTTGCTTCACGGGAATTTGGTGTTGTTGGTAAAGGTGGGCGCGCAAGGGTGGTTTTTTTGTCTCAGCGGGCAGCTTCTTGGATACAAAATTATTTAGATGCCAGACGTGATCATTTCACTCCCCTGTTCATCCGCCATAAAGGAAAAGTCGATCCATCAACGTCAAGTGAAAACATGCGTCTTACACCACGGAGTGTACAAAGAATGATAAAAAAATATTCACATAAAATGAAGTTACCGATTGAAGTTACTCCACACGTCCTTAGACACAGTTTTGCCACAGATTTACTTATGGCAGGGGCAGACCTGAGAAGTGTACAAGAAATGCTTGGACACAAGAATGTGCAAACAACGCAAATCTATACACATGTAACCAATAAACAATTAAAGGATGTGCATGAGGCGTTTCATGGAAGAGTAAAATAGCTTTGTATAATTGACCCTTCTATCTAATTTTGTTTAAATACATTTATGGCTGATGAAGTAACAACGGTGGTACAAGAGTTAACCGCACAACAAAGTAGTAGGGCATTAGTAGAAAGATACAAAGGACATAAACCCCAAGAAACATTCATAGAATCAGTCAGAGGTCATGACGGTGTATTTCGACCAGTAAGTATAAGTGACGCGGTTGTTGATGTAAATAAAATGCCTTCTAGAGTAGATCCCAAAGATGCTCCAATTATACATGCACATGGAGGTACCCCCAAAGGCGACAAGCAAAAAGGTAATCCAAAAGTAAATGATGGGTTTACATCAGTATTTTCAGAAAAAAGACAACAGGAAATTGAAGAAGAAGAAAGAAAACAAAAAGAGGCGCAACACGCTGCCGAACAGCAAAGAATTAAAGAAGAAGAATTGAGGCAAAAATATATTAGAGATATCGCTGAAGGTGAGGCAAAACGGGTGGTGGGGTCTATTTATACAACCGAGGGTAGAAGAAATACAACACAGCTTATGGATCAATTAGTTGATGTTTCAAAGAAAGGTTTGTTTCCCAAAACTGATCGTGTCCGCGAACAGGTGCTTTATTCTGTAGATAGACTGATAGACCAACAACTAAGTGCCGAGTCTTTGGGTGTACTGGGATACAAACTTCAAGTACGCTGGGAAAAAGAAAATCCGATTGGTAAACATGCAAGTCGTAGCGAACAAGATGAATGGAAAAAGAAGAAAGAAGAACATTTCGAAACAGTAACGCAACAACTGCGCGATATTGCTCAAGCTTTAGCTTATTTGGCCAGAGGAAGAAACGCGGTGAGAATCCCTCGTTTTTCAGGTGAACAAAGGAAAATTGTTGATAGTGGAATAGAAAGAAAGGTGTATTGTGATCAATTCGAGAAATCGTGGAGGGGGGTTCAAGATAAATTCACAGAAGACAAAAATCCTCCGTGGTATATAATTAAACAAAGTTAATAATGGTAGAAGAAGTTAGTCAGCCAACTGTGCAAGCCAAAGAAGCGGTTAGTTCGTGGGAAAAAACCGAGTGGAGTGGAGTATATGATGGAATGGATTTGGCTCATTATTGCTACGATACCGGGGAGAATAAAATAAACAGAGATATTTTAGATGAACTCACTAAAATTCAGAAGATGGGGTTACGTCAACGCCTTTTTTTAGATGAGGGAGGAAGAATGTCCATTGTGCTTGATAGACTTGATAGACTTCCCTTAACCGATGCTAGTAGTCAATCTGTGGAGGAGTTGTTTGGCTCAAAAGCGATTGCAAAAATTGCTGCCAAGGAACAAAAAGAAGAGAAAGAAATAACAGCAAGAATTATTAAAATTGCACAAGCAAGAGCCTATGTAAGAAACGGTGATATACCTGAAAATATACATACTACAGAGTTGGGTAAAGATAACGTGAGAAGGGATTTTTATAATAATGGTTTTAGAAATGGATGGAATACCACTAGAGATGCGACTAAATCTAGGCGGGATGAAAGTCCTTGGTATCTAACATAACAACTCAGATTGTTACAAACCAAATTTCACACCCCTTTATTGTTTTTTGATTTCCTCATCCTCGTCATCGATGGATTTTTTAAGTGCGGTTACACCCGTGACACT is a window from the Candidatus Woesebacteria bacterium genome containing:
- a CDS encoding tyrosine-type recombinase/integrase — encoded protein: MAARSEISQHIDSFLEYLEVEKGSSPLTIRNYRHYLTRFLEYLEHEGIRTNLADINKETVRMFRLYLSRLPGSPRNSQLDAETLSRRTQGYHVIALRSFLRWLIKNDFKVMSPDKIDLPKVKDREVQFLSGEQVDKILNAPTLSNINGKRDKAILEVLFSTGLRVSELVKLNKDKIDFASREFGVVGKGGRARVVFLSQRAASWIQNYLDARRDHFTPLFIRHKGKVDPSTSSENMRLTPRSVQRMIKKYSHKMKLPIEVTPHVLRHSFATDLLMAGADLRSVQEMLGHKNVQTTQIYTHVTNKQLKDVHEAFHGRVK